Sequence from the Pseudomonadota bacterium genome:
AGGGCTGTTTTTTTGCAGTAAACCAGGCCTGGCTCGACACATTTGGATACTCAAGAGAAGAAGTAATTGGCCAGCCTTTTGAAAATTTTCTTCCCCAGGAATGGAAAAATCATTTCAAGGAAAATTTTCCGCGCTTCAAATCGGTTGGGGAGATCCTGGGAGTGGAATTCTCCATGATCAAGAAAGACCGCAATCCCGTCAAGGTCTCCTTCAA
This genomic interval carries:
- a CDS encoding PAS domain S-box protein, with the translated sequence MTSLPPGDNAIIQKLEAEILQYKKNEEDYRLLFDRAPIAYQSLDNKGCFFAVNQAWLDTFGYSREEVIGQPFENFLPQEWKNHFKENFPRFKSVGEILGVEFSMIKKDRNPVKVSF